The nucleotide sequence ATTAAGTAATATCTAATAGGTGATATCTTGGAAACTATTGCAGTATACAATCAGAAAGGTGGAACTGGAAAAACCACAACAACTATTAATTTAGGACATGCTTTAGCTCTTACTGGTAAAAAAGTACTAATAATTGATATAGATGACCAAGGAAACGATGCAGAATGTCTCGGCGTTAAATTTACAAAAAGTATTTATCATCTACTAAAAGATGAAGCACCTTTCAGTGAATGTATTGTAAGCGCTAGGAAAAATTTGGATTTGTTGCCTTCAGATGAAACTATATCACAAGTGGCGCTTGAAATGGTTGGCTGGAGAAATAGAGAAAATGCATTAATAAAGCGTCTTGATGGAATTAATTACGACTATGTTCTTATCGATTGTCAGACTGGATTAGGAATACTAAATGAAAATGCCTTAAATTTTTGCAAAAAATTACTCGTTCCTGTATCAATGGAATATCTTTCTGTAAAAGGTCTTTTTAAAGTAGACAAGCTCGTCTATGATTTAAGAGAAGACTTCCAAAAAAACTTGAAGATAGATCTTATTGTTCCAACATTTGTTGATGAAAGGGTAAAAAGAACTAAGGAATACATCGATTTTTTTGAAAGTATGGAACACTTTCAAGGTATTATTAGCCCATATATAAGAATAGACACTAAATTATCTGAAAGTTTTGCACACGGTAAAACAATATTTGAATATTCATTGAACTCAAGAGGAGCCTATGATTATATTCAATTATGTAAAAGGGTGTTGGAGGGGATTTAATGGCCTTAACTGATGGTTTAAAAAATGATCTAGAGAAAGAGATCCAGAGGAGAGTAATCCTCACTAAGGAAGAAATTGATCATGAGAAAGAAAAAAAAGAGATAATGACTCAACGCTTTACCCCTAATGAAGTACCAAAATCACAATATAAAAAGAAAAAAATAATTAAGAGTTTTTCTCTTGACGAAGACCTCGTAAATGCGCTTGACACATTAATAAAAGATAAATTGGGGATTCCTAGGTCAATCAAAGTTTCTCTGAATACTGGAGAAAGAAGTTCAACTGTAGAAGAAGCAATAAAAGAATATATAGATAGAAGAGACCCAGCCCTCTTAAAATAAAATATTAATTAATATTTATTATATAATAGTTATTATTTAATAAATATTAGTTAATAACTATTAGATATCTAGTCTATTAATTCTTTCCTTCTCAGATATTATTTCTCCAGAACTTTCATCAATACATCTAACAGATCCATCTATTATAGCTGTTTTAATCTCTCCTTTTGCAGGATTAAATCCTTTCAAATTTTCTGCATCCAAGACTCCCATTTTGACAGCCTTATATAATGCATTGGCATCTGCTAGAGTGTCAATATTATCAGAAAGTGATTTTATTGTCTCTAATATTATTTTTGTGTCCTTGATTATCTCGTCTTTTCTTTTTATTATTTTTTTGTTATCCTCTATACCTGGTAAACCTTTCAGACAATTTTTTATTACGCCTTTAGCAATTTTTGAGCTTTCAATTATGACCTCGGGCGTTGCAACATTATAAGCTTCTGAATAACCAACAACATGAACGATATGTGGATTTAAATACATGCCAATCGTAATTGATGAAGCAAGTTCTCCCTTGGCTATATCTTCATCTACTGAAAGAGAAGCAAGGCCTGTTCTTATCATCCTTAAGATAGTAAATCCATCATTTGATAATTCCAAAATAAGCTCCAACTTAGCCAACATTTTTGCAATATCCATCTCTAGGGATATCTCTGGAGGAACATTCATCATAAATTGTTGAATATAATGCCTAACACCTAATTTTTTTGCATTATATGTTGCAATATAAGCAGAGGCAACTTCAATAGGGTCTGTTGTTTTTCTAAGGGCCCATTGATGGGAATCATTAATTTCTACGGGGACATGATTATCCGCATGCCATTTTATAGTTTTTTGATTTTCACTTATTGCACTAATTAAATCTCTTTTAGACCTTCCATCAAGTTCAGAATACCAAAAAAGAGGTATAGCACCCCACGCATTATTAATTGTTTCTTTTAACATACTTCCCCATTTTATCAAATCATTTGTTCCAGCATAACATCTCAAAAGTGGAAAATTTCCTAGTCTAGATGATTTATATAAAGACACTAGATCCTCTTTTTTTCGAAGAGGAACTCCACCTCCGCCCTCAAATTCCTTACAAGCATTATCCTGGTTAAAAAAACATTCTTGAGCAATCTGATCGGGGCCAATTGATATAATGTCAACAGTTTTACTATTTGCAATATCCTTAACGCCGTCTATTGTTTTTTCAAGTGAAGGCAATCCAAAATGATGTCTTATCAATGGGATTGGATAGGAATTTTCTATTCTTTCGTAAAGATTTTGGGAATATTCTTTAGACTTATACTCTTTCTTTTTTCCAAGTACTTTGTCAAGAATTTCATTTTCAGTTTCTATACCTCTAAAAACTCCTTCAAATAATCCTGAGTCTTCAGCGAGTTCACATACAGCCGGAGTTCCACCAAAAAAAAATCTAGAAACTATATGATTTTCTTCAATTAAATCTTCTAATTTTTTGAATAATATTTTGGCATTCTCAGGTTCAAGTCTGTAGCTTAGGCCCACAATTTCAGGTTTTTTAGTTAGTATAATTTTTATTAAATTTTCTATATCAATACATACTCCAATAAACTCTGTATCTATATTGTTTTTATTCAACAAACTCTCGAAATTCTTGATTCCTTGAACGTGGATGCAATTTCCTATTGTTGCAAGAACTGCCCTCATACTATCTCCCCAGCAATTAACCTCTTTATCGTTTTTAAATCGAAGTTCTTAATTCCCATATGGTCTACAGTTCTTCCTTCAGTCCAAAAATCTCTTTCTTGTTGGCAACATGCTATATTAATAAGAGAATCAATACATTTTGTTTCAACACCGAATTTTTTTCCAATTGATGACATTGGAACAAGACTCATTGGAACGTCTTCTAGAATATATCTGTGATGGATAGTTGAAGGTGCCATTACACCTTTGTAAGCTGGTGTAGTTTGCACTGATTCGTAAAGATCGGCACCAGTAGAGCCATATGAGAAATATAACCAATCCTTCAAAGATGGAACTCTTATCCCAACTGCCTCTGCAATTTTTATCCTTTCCATATCTATATGTTCCAATACTTTGGCAACTCCTGGTGAAATTCCTTCTAAGTAATATTCAAAATTACCATGATTTTCAACCCATCCAGTATTTAGTAGTAGCACACCAGGATGGAACATAACTGCAACATTTCCCAAACTTGTATGGAGAACGTCTGATGTGGGGGTAAACTGTGGAAATGCCATTCTCAATTTTTTAATAAGATCAGGATTCTTATATGATCTAACCGCTGAAACTGGAACTGACCTTTTAATATCAAATATTCTCACTTTGTGGACCCCGAGTTTCCTAGCAACGAATAAGAAAGTCTGAGCTTCAGCAATAATAAGATCCTCTCTTATTTTTCCTGCTTTCCTAAACATGTTGTAAAGTTCTAATGCTCCGCCCGTTCTGCCTGGGTTTAGAACAATAGTTTGACCAGACCTCACATATTTAACAAGTTTTTCACCAATCTCTCTATGGCCATTTGCAGGTATGACGACCATTATTATATCTACACCTTCAATTGCTTTCTGAAAATCTTGGTCTATTTTGTTAAGTTCTCCAAATCCTTCGATTTTCCCTTCAACTTCGATTCCCCCTGAAGCTGCCAATGCTTCCATCTTAACCTTATCTCTAGTCCATATATTAACTGAAAAACCATAATATGCAAGATATCCTGCC is from Methanofastidiosum sp. and encodes:
- a CDS encoding ParA family protein, yielding METIAVYNQKGGTGKTTTTINLGHALALTGKKVLIIDIDDQGNDAECLGVKFTKSIYHLLKDEAPFSECIVSARKNLDLLPSDETISQVALEMVGWRNRENALIKRLDGINYDYVLIDCQTGLGILNENALNFCKKLLVPVSMEYLSVKGLFKVDKLVYDLREDFQKNLKIDLIVPTFVDERVKRTKEYIDFFESMEHFQGIISPYIRIDTKLSESFAHGKTIFEYSLNSRGAYDYIQLCKRVLEGI
- a CDS encoding methionine synthase, translating into MRAVLATIGNCIHVQGIKNFESLLNKNNIDTEFIGVCIDIENLIKIILTKKPEIVGLSYRLEPENAKILFKKLEDLIEENHIVSRFFFGGTPAVCELAEDSGLFEGVFRGIETENEILDKVLGKKKEYKSKEYSQNLYERIENSYPIPLIRHHFGLPSLEKTIDGVKDIANSKTVDIISIGPDQIAQECFFNQDNACKEFEGGGGVPLRKKEDLVSLYKSSRLGNFPLLRCYAGTNDLIKWGSMLKETINNAWGAIPLFWYSELDGRSKRDLISAISENQKTIKWHADNHVPVEINDSHQWALRKTTDPIEVASAYIATYNAKKLGVRHYIQQFMMNVPPEISLEMDIAKMLAKLELILELSNDGFTILRMIRTGLASLSVDEDIAKGELASSITIGMYLNPHIVHVVGYSEAYNVATPEVIIESSKIAKGVIKNCLKGLPGIEDNKKIIKRKDEIIKDTKIILETIKSLSDNIDTLADANALYKAVKMGVLDAENLKGFNPAKGEIKTAIIDGSVRCIDESSGEIISEKERINRLDI
- a CDS encoding NADP transhydrogenase subunit alpha — encoded protein: MTDKLRDEIMDKIKNATGTKPSFCVIGAGNGGLAMAGYLAYYGFSVNIWTRDKVKMEALAASGGIEVEGKIEGFGELNKIDQDFQKAIEGVDIIMVVIPANGHREIGEKLVKYVRSGQTIVLNPGRTGGALELYNMFRKAGKIREDLIIAEAQTFLFVARKLGVHKVRIFDIKRSVPVSAVRSYKNPDLIKKLRMAFPQFTPTSDVLHTSLGNVAVMFHPGVLLLNTGWVENHGNFEYYLEGISPGVAKVLEHIDMERIKIAEAVGIRVPSLKDWLYFSYGSTGADLYESVQTTPAYKGVMAPSTIHHRYILEDVPMSLVPMSSIGKKFGVETKCIDSLINIACCQQERDFWTEGRTVDHMGIKNFDLKTIKRLIAGEIV